A single genomic interval of Flavihumibacter rivuli harbors:
- a CDS encoding thiolase family protein encodes MQEAYIVAGFRTAVTKSKRGGFRFVRPDDLAVDVIKGLMTSLPQLDPARVDDLIVGNAVPEAEQGLQIGRMISVRALGIDVPGMTVNRYCASGLETIAIATAKIRSGQAECIVAGGTESMSMVPTAGWKTVPAFSVASETPDYYLSMGLTAEAVAKEFGISREAQDEFSYNSHRKAIHAIESGFFKPGILPISVEQVFLDEKGRKQKKSFVVDTDEGPRADTNLEALAKLKPAFAAGGCITAGNSSQTSDGAAFVVVMSERMVNELGLKPIARLVSCASAGVHPRIMGIGPVAAIPKALSQAGMKLQDIDLVELNEAFASQALAVIREAGLNPDIVNINGGAIALGHPLGCTGAKLTIQVTHDMKRLNKKYGMVTACVGGGQGIAGVIENIQ; translated from the coding sequence ATGCAAGAAGCGTATATCGTGGCCGGTTTCCGTACGGCTGTTACCAAATCCAAGCGTGGAGGCTTTCGTTTTGTGCGTCCCGATGACCTCGCAGTAGATGTTATAAAGGGTTTGATGACTTCATTGCCACAGTTGGACCCAGCCAGGGTCGATGACCTGATCGTTGGGAATGCTGTACCTGAGGCAGAACAAGGGCTTCAGATCGGAAGGATGATCTCTGTAAGGGCATTGGGCATTGACGTGCCCGGTATGACCGTGAACCGTTATTGTGCGAGTGGTTTGGAAACAATTGCCATCGCCACTGCCAAGATCCGTTCCGGGCAGGCCGAATGTATTGTAGCAGGAGGAACGGAAAGTATGAGCATGGTGCCCACAGCGGGCTGGAAAACAGTGCCGGCTTTTAGCGTAGCCAGTGAGACGCCGGATTATTACCTCAGCATGGGTTTGACAGCGGAAGCAGTTGCTAAGGAATTCGGTATCAGCCGCGAAGCGCAGGATGAATTTTCCTATAACTCCCACCGTAAGGCCATCCATGCCATTGAATCGGGCTTCTTTAAGCCAGGAATCCTGCCTATTTCAGTGGAGCAGGTTTTCCTGGACGAAAAAGGCAGGAAGCAGAAAAAGTCATTTGTTGTTGATACGGATGAGGGCCCCAGGGCGGATACCAACCTGGAGGCGCTGGCCAAATTGAAGCCTGCATTTGCAGCCGGGGGGTGTATTACCGCCGGTAACTCATCCCAAACCAGCGATGGTGCTGCTTTTGTGGTAGTGATGAGTGAAAGGATGGTGAATGAATTGGGCCTGAAGCCCATCGCCCGGCTGGTCAGTTGTGCCAGCGCTGGTGTCCATCCCAGGATCATGGGTATAGGTCCTGTTGCTGCCATTCCTAAAGCATTGTCACAGGCAGGTATGAAACTCCAGGATATTGACCTGGTTGAACTGAACGAAGCATTCGCTTCCCAGGCTCTTGCAGTGATCAGGGAAGCCGGCCTGAACCCTGATATTGTGAACATCAATGGTGGGGCTATTGCACTGGGTCATCCCCTGGGTTGTACCGGTGCCAAGTTGACCATCCAGGTTACCCATGACATGAAGCGTCTGAACAAGAAGTATGGAATGGTTACCGCCTGTGTAGGTGGTGGCCAGGGAATTGCCGGGGTTATTGAGAATATCCAATAA
- a CDS encoding response regulator gives MITVFITDDHEMYLEGLSLLLQKQPDIKVTGTSLSGAALLDQLGVVNADILLLDVNLPDMEEEELIKQIRSRMPQQKIIYLTLMRGTRYVHKLLKYNVQGYILKNASVDELISAIRTVAGGGSYYSKEIDILNEDNFRNTLTIEDKKVDEILSKREIEVLKLVCKEFSNAEIAKKLFLSISTVETHRKNLIAKLGVQNTVGLVKFALKNKLID, from the coding sequence ATGATCACGGTTTTTATTACGGATGACCACGAGATGTACCTGGAAGGCCTTTCACTTTTACTGCAAAAACAACCGGACATAAAAGTTACGGGGACAAGTTTGTCAGGTGCTGCCTTACTGGACCAATTGGGTGTTGTTAATGCCGATATCCTCCTGCTGGATGTAAACCTTCCGGACATGGAGGAAGAGGAACTGATCAAGCAGATCAGGTCAAGGATGCCCCAGCAGAAGATCATTTACCTCACCCTCATGAGGGGTACCCGCTATGTCCATAAACTCCTGAAGTATAATGTCCAGGGCTATATCCTGAAAAATGCCAGTGTAGATGAACTGATCAGTGCGATCCGCACCGTTGCAGGAGGGGGTTCCTATTACAGCAAGGAAATCGATATCCTGAATGAGGATAATTTTCGGAACACCCTTACCATCGAGGACAAGAAGGTAGATGAGATCCTTTCCAAAAGGGAAATCGAGGTCCTGAAACTGGTTTGCAAGGAGTTTTCCAATGCTGAGATCGCGAAAAAACTATTCCTGAGCATCAGCACGGTCGAAACCCACCGCAAGAACCTGATCGCCAAATTGGGTGTGCAAAATACCGTTGGACTGGTTAAATTCGCTTTGAAGAACAAGCTCATAGACTAA
- a CDS encoding sensor histidine kinase: protein MALRLKGLQQEYLGNYENAISFYFATLSASREGGYQEYEMSALSDLAIAYTEIKQYSRARDFYLDCLKISERNGEVSNLISGYSNIGAIYNLLNMPDSALYYLRRAAELAQQFNHHDSDPFINNNLGNVYFKKKDFAKSLEYFRNNLVLHLQDGNESNLWTDYLNLSDAFIELKQFDSARHYADLALSNARSLHSRQKEADTYSIFAKLYERLGQYRKAYEFQQQWYQLDTALVNESTNNTIAQMQERLHARDREQQNKLLLAAVEQEKLRNKVITFVAIGAGAVLVLVAFFLVWYRRANKKLKEVNTVIVKQKEKLVTLNHEKNALISIVSHDLSTPFASIAMWSQLLTEEADLNPEQRNALQKIRVSALNGEKLIRNILEVEKGGTSGKNLELEETDLRAYLGYLAEFHFPAAGQKNITVRVEGPEEFFLLTDQDLLKRIVDNLLSNAIKYSPSGKRVVLSYGETEADTWISVQDEGLGIPVDEQELLFKKYAQLSSRPTAGESSTGLGLSIVKRLVNELNGTIHFTSAPGEGSVFTVRFPK, encoded by the coding sequence TTGGCCCTGCGATTGAAGGGCTTGCAACAGGAATACCTTGGTAATTACGAGAATGCCATTTCTTTTTATTTCGCAACCTTGTCTGCTTCCCGTGAAGGCGGTTACCAGGAATATGAAATGTCGGCACTGAGCGACCTCGCGATCGCCTACACAGAGATCAAGCAGTACTCCCGAGCACGTGATTTCTACCTTGACTGCCTTAAGATTTCCGAAAGGAATGGGGAGGTTTCCAACCTTATCTCGGGGTACAGTAATATCGGGGCCATCTACAACCTTCTCAATATGCCCGATAGCGCCTTATATTATTTACGAAGGGCAGCGGAGCTGGCACAACAATTCAATCACCACGATTCCGACCCTTTCATCAACAATAATTTAGGGAACGTTTACTTTAAGAAAAAGGATTTTGCCAAGTCCCTGGAGTATTTCAGGAACAACCTGGTCTTGCATTTACAGGACGGGAATGAATCGAACTTATGGACCGATTACCTCAACCTGAGTGATGCGTTCATTGAACTGAAACAATTCGATTCAGCCAGGCATTACGCCGACCTTGCCTTGTCCAATGCCCGATCACTTCATTCCCGGCAAAAGGAAGCTGATACCTATTCCATTTTTGCAAAGTTATATGAGCGGCTGGGCCAATACCGGAAAGCATATGAATTCCAGCAGCAATGGTACCAATTGGATACTGCTTTGGTAAATGAGTCAACCAATAACACCATCGCCCAGATGCAGGAGCGGCTCCATGCCCGGGACAGGGAACAGCAAAACAAACTCTTGCTTGCGGCCGTGGAGCAGGAAAAATTACGCAATAAGGTCATTACGTTTGTTGCAATAGGAGCCGGTGCAGTGCTGGTGCTGGTAGCGTTTTTCCTGGTTTGGTACCGTCGGGCAAACAAAAAGCTCAAGGAGGTCAATACTGTCATCGTTAAACAAAAGGAAAAGCTGGTCACCCTCAACCATGAGAAAAATGCATTGATCAGCATTGTGTCCCATGACCTTTCCACTCCATTTGCCAGTATTGCCATGTGGAGCCAGTTATTGACAGAAGAAGCCGATCTGAACCCAGAGCAACGGAATGCGCTTCAAAAGATCAGGGTGTCTGCTTTGAATGGCGAGAAGCTGATCAGGAATATCCTTGAAGTGGAGAAAGGTGGTACTTCAGGGAAAAATCTGGAACTCGAAGAGACCGATCTGCGGGCTTATCTGGGGTACCTTGCTGAATTCCATTTTCCAGCCGCTGGACAGAAGAATATCACGGTCAGGGTAGAAGGTCCTGAAGAATTCTTCCTTTTGACCGACCAGGACCTCCTGAAAAGGATAGTGGATAATCTGCTCTCAAACGCAATCAAATATTCCCCCTCCGGGAAGCGGGTTGTACTTAGTTACGGGGAGACCGAAGCCGATACCTGGATCAGTGTCCAGGATGAAGGATTGGGAATACCCGTTGATGAACAAGAGTTGCTGTTCAAGAAATATGCCCAGTTGTCTTCGCGTCCCACAGCCGGTGAAAGCTCTACCGGACTTGGCCTATCGATTGTAAAAAGGTTGGTCAATGAACTGAACGGGACCATCCATTTCACCAGCGCCCCCGGCGAAGGATCTGTTTTCACAGTTCGCTTCCCTAAATAA
- a CDS encoding quinone-dependent dihydroorotate dehydrogenase: MYQLLRNILFWFPAESVHYFAMNSLQAGCSIRPLKKLVASGFQSNNEKLATHVFGLDFPNPVGLAAGFDKNARYLNELEALGFGFVEIGTVTPQPQPGNDKPRLFRLPKDKALINRMGFNNDGVKAAVKRLQQWRDKAARSGSQLIIGGNIGKNKVTPNEDAWKDYEICFRELFEWVDYFVVNVSSPNTPGLRALQEKDALHKILSHLQTINQQQANPKPLLLKIAPDLSWEEIDDVIDLAREINLDGLVATNTTISRENLQTTGEELDAIGAGGLSGAPLRQRSTEIVRYIAERSGGQIPIIASGGIFTAADAREKLEAGASLVQVWTGFIYEGPGIVKQICKGLVQ, encoded by the coding sequence ATGTACCAGTTACTCCGCAATATTCTGTTTTGGTTTCCAGCTGAATCCGTTCATTATTTTGCCATGAACAGCCTTCAGGCAGGTTGTTCCATCAGGCCCCTGAAAAAGTTGGTGGCATCGGGCTTCCAAAGCAATAATGAAAAACTGGCCACCCATGTCTTTGGACTGGATTTCCCCAATCCCGTTGGCCTGGCGGCTGGTTTCGACAAGAATGCCCGCTACCTTAATGAACTGGAAGCCCTGGGATTCGGCTTTGTAGAGATTGGTACGGTAACCCCCCAACCCCAGCCGGGAAATGACAAGCCCAGGCTTTTCCGCCTGCCAAAGGACAAGGCCCTGATCAACCGCATGGGCTTCAATAACGACGGAGTGAAAGCCGCCGTCAAAAGATTGCAGCAATGGAGGGATAAAGCAGCCAGGTCCGGCAGCCAGTTGATCATTGGTGGGAATATCGGGAAAAACAAGGTTACGCCTAATGAGGATGCCTGGAAGGATTACGAGATCTGTTTCAGGGAACTGTTTGAGTGGGTGGATTACTTCGTGGTGAATGTGAGTTCACCCAACACACCTGGATTGAGGGCCTTACAGGAAAAAGATGCCTTGCACAAGATCCTCTCCCACCTCCAGACCATTAATCAGCAGCAGGCCAATCCCAAGCCCTTATTACTGAAGATAGCACCAGACCTTAGTTGGGAAGAGATTGACGACGTGATAGACCTGGCTAGGGAAATCAACCTGGACGGCCTGGTAGCAACCAACACTACCATCAGCCGCGAGAACCTCCAAACTACCGGGGAAGAACTTGATGCTATTGGTGCCGGCGGACTAAGCGGTGCTCCATTACGTCAACGGTCAACCGAAATAGTTAGGTACATAGCGGAAAGGTCTGGAGGACAAATTCCCATTATCGCGAGTGGCGGCATCTTTACCGCTGCTGACGCCAGGGAGAAATTGGAAGCCGGGGCCAGCCTGGTACAGGTATGGACAGGTTTTATCTATGAAGGGCCGGGGATCGTAAAACAGATTTGTAAAGGCCTGGTCCAATAA